The Aureimonas mangrovi genome contains the following window.
AGGATCGCTTCGGCGAGATCGGAAAAGGCGACGCCCGCCTCCTCCCCCGTCACCGCGCCGGAGAGAAGCCGCACGCCGATGAGAAAGCGCTGCTCACTGGCGAAGGCGCGCAGGCGGTCCAGTTCCTCCTCGTGCGAGCCCGCCTCCGTCATGAAGACGTCCAGCCGCTCGGCGAGCGCGGCGGGATCGGGCAGTTCGCCGTAGAAGGCGGGATCGAGCAGAGCGTCGAAGACGTGCGGACGCTGGGCGATCGTCTCGGCCAGCCCCGGCGCGGAAGTGATGATCGTCGCCAGGAGTTCCAGGAGCTTCGGGTTGGAGGCGATGAGCGCGAAGAACTGCAGACCGGAAGGCAGCCCGGCAAGGAAACGGTCGAACGAAACGATCGCCGCATCCGGATCTCGCGCGCCGGCGAAGGCCGAGACGAGCGAGGGCAGGACGGCGCGCAGATGCTCGCGCGCGCCCTCGGAGCGAAGCGCCCGGTGGCGCGAGGCGCCCCAGCCGGCGATGAGCCGGGCGACGTCCTGCGGCCGGCCGAAACCCTGGGCGGTCAGCCATTCCAGCGCCTCAGCGTCCTCTTCATCGGACAGCGCATCGAGGACCGGGGCTTCCGCCTCGGCGCTCTTCCTCTCCCCGCTCCGCGCGAACAGGCCCGAAAAGCGCGTCTTCACACGCCGCAGATGGCCCAGAAGCATGTCCGAGAAGGCATCGACGGTGTCGATGCCTAGAAGCCGGGCGATCCTCAGAAGCTCCTCTTCGGTCTCGGGCAGCGTGTGGGTCTGCTCGTCGGCGACCATCTGCACGGCGTGTTCGACGCGGCGCAGGAACCAGTAGCTTTCGGTCAGCTCGCGCGCCATGCCGGCATCGATCCAGCCACCTTCGGCAAGGCGGCGAAGCGCCTTGTCCGTCCGCCGGGTGCGAAGCTGCGGGGCGCGACCGCCCGCGATGAGCTGCTGCGTCTGCGCGAAGAATTCGACCTCGCGGATGCCGCCGCGCCCGAGCTTCACGTCATGGCCGGGCACGGCGATACGGTCGAAGCCGCGATGGCGGTCCATCCGCTCCTTCATCGCCTCGATGCCGCGAAGGGCCGCGAAATCCAGATATCGACGCCATACGAAGGGCGAGATCGCCGCGCGGAACTCGCGCGAGGCGGCGCGATCGCCCGCGATGCTGCGCGCCTTGATGAGGGCGACGCGCTCCCAGTCGCGCCCCGAGCTTTCGTAGTAGACGAGCGCGGTCGGCAGCGGGATGGCGAGCGGCATCGCGGAGGGGTCCGGCCGCAGGCGCAGATCCGTGCGGAAGACGTAGCCGTCGCGCGTGCGCTCGCCGATCATGCGCACCAGCCGGCGGGCCACCCGCGAGAAGGTCTCGACGCTCTCGGCGACGTCCACGATTGCCGGCGCGTCGGGGTCGAAGAAGAGGATGAGGTCAATGTCGGAGGAATAGTTCAGCTCGCGTCCGCCGAGCTTGCCCATTCCGAGCACGAAGAGCCCGCAGCCCTTTTCCGGATTGCCCGGATCCGGCAAGACGAGCTGGCCCTTGCTGTGCAGGTCGAGCAGGCAGAAGCGCAAGGCGCGTGCCACGCAGGCTTCGGCGAGGTCGGAGAGATCGGCCGTCGTGCGCGCCGCGTCCGCCGCGCCGAAGAGATCACGCAGCGCGATCAGGAGAGCCGCCTCGGCCTTCGCCTCCCGCAGCTCGCTCATCAACGCGCTCTCGCTGCCGCCGGGCTCCAGCGGCGCGCGCAACGCCTCGACGATGGCCCGCACGCGTTCCCCCGCGTCTTCGGTCAGGAGCCGGGCCGGCCAGTGCGGCCGGCGCAGCATGGTGCCGCCGAGAAAAGGCGAGAGATCGAGGACGGCGCCGATCCGCTCGCGATCCGCCGAAGGCGCTTCGAGGAACCCGGCGAAATCGACGAGACCGGCCTCCGTTGCCGCCTTGCGCAGATCGGCGAGCCAGCTCGCGGCACGCTCTGCGTCGAGCGGGCGAAGCGGCGTCTGCCCGCCGATGCGAAGTTCGCCCGCCATGTTCCCTCCCCTCGCGGCTTCTATCCCGTTCGCTCTTCGGCCGTTCCGGCCGGAAAGTCGAGCCGCACGCGAAGACCTGGGGCAGCGTCCTCCAGGGTCAGCGTACCATCGTGGAGACCGGCGATCGCCTGCACCAGCGAAAGGCCAAGGCCGGAGCCCGGCCGCGTGCGGCTTTCGTCCAGTCGGTAGAAGCGTTCGAGGACCCGCTCACGCTGGCCTTCGGGGATGCCGGGCCCGTTGTCGGAGACGCTCAACGAAACGCGTCCGTCGGGCTTCTCCTCGAGGGTCACCGCGATCGCGACCGGCCGCTCCTGCCCGCCGGCATATTTCAGCGCGTTGTCGACAAGGTTGGAAAGCGCCTGCGCCATCAGTTCGCGGCTGACATGGGCGATGACGGAGGGCGGCGTCTTGACGGTGAGGCTGGCGCCCTCGTCCTCGGCGACCGGCTCGTAGAGTTCGGCGACGTCGCGCACGATCTGCGACAGATCCGTCTCGACCTTCTCGACCGGGTGAAAACCGGCCTCGACGCGGCTGATCATCAGGAGCGCGTCAAACGTGCGGATCATCCCGTCGGCCTCCGCCATCGCCGCCTCCAGCGCGGCGCGCGGATCGGCGTCGCCGGAACGGTCCGCCACGGCAGCCTCGGCGCGGTTGCGCAGGCGCGTCAGCGGCGTTCGCAGATCGTGCGCGATGTTGTCGGAGACCTGTCGCAGGCCCACCTGCAAAAGCGCGATGCGCGCCAGAAGCGTGTTGAGGCTCTCCGACATGCGGTCGAACTCGTCGCCCGCGCCCGTGACCGGAAGGCGTTCGTTGAGGTCGCCCGACAGGATGCGCGCCGAGGAGGCCGAGAGCCGGTCGATGCGCTGGAGCGCGGTGCGGCCGACGAAGAACCAGGCCAGCAGCGCGCCCACGCCCATCAGCGCCAGCGCCAGGGTCAGCGCGTTGCGCACGATCAGGCGGAAGCGCTCCTGGTCGGTCTGGTCGCGCCCCACGAGAATGCGCATTCCGTTCGGAAGCTGCACCACCTCGGCCATCGCAAGATGGAGGTCGTCGCCCTCGTCGTCGTCGAAGCGCTCATAGGCGAAGAGGCGGTCGGTGAAGCCGGTGCGGTCGAGAACGCCGACATCGAGGCTCTCGACATTGCCGGCGAGGATCCGCCCCGTTGCGTCTGTCATGAGGTAGAGCGAGGCGCCGGGCTGGCGCGAGCGGCGGTCTATCGAGCGCACGAGGCCGACGATGCCGGCGCGCTGGTAGAGCGTGCCGAGCTCGGCGAGTTCCTCGTCGATCGTCTCGCGCGTCTGGTTCAGGATGATGCCGGACGCGGTGGCGGTGACGTAGACGACGAGCGCCACCGCGAACACGGCGAAGAGCGCGAGATAGACGGCCGAGAGACGCACGGACGTCATGCGCATCATGGCGCGCAGGCGGTTCAAGGTTCAGTCGCCAGCGCGCATGATGTAGCCCGAGCCACGCACCGTGTGCAGGAGCGGCGCGCCGAAATCGCGCTCGATCTTGGCTCTGAGCCTGGAGATGTGGACGTCGATGACGTTGGTCTGGGGGTCGAAGTGATAGTCCCAGACGTTTTCCAGAAGCATGGTGCGCGTGACCACCTGCCCCGCGTGTTTCATCAGATATTCGAGCAGGCGGAACTCGCGCGGCTGCAGGATGATCGGCTTGCCGCGGCGCCTCACCTCGTGGGACAGGCGGTCGAGCTCGAGGTCGCCGACCCGGTAGCTCGTCTCCACATCCTTGCCGCCACGGCGCCGTCCGAGAATCTCGACGCGGGCAAGAAGCTCGGAGAAGGCGAAAGGTTTGGAGAGATAGTCGTCGCCTCCGGCGCGAAGGCCGGTCACGCGGTCGTCCACCTGCCCGAGCGCCGAGAGGATCAGAGCGGGCGTGCCGTTACCCTTTTCGCGAAGGCCGGCGATGACGGAAAGCCCATCGCGCTCCGGCAGCATCCGATCGACGACGAGGACGTCGTAGGATTGGGTGTCCGCCATGTGGAAGCCTGTCGCGCCGTCGGCCGCGTGGTCGGGTACGTGACCCGCCTCACGCAGCGCCTTGACGAGATAGGACGCCGCCTCGCGGTCGTCCTCGATGACGAGGATCCTCATGGGCGCGGATGTAGCGCGTTCGCCGCCTCCAGCGAAAGAGTGCTCTGCGGTGTCGTTCATGCCTGAACTCCTCTCCCCTCGCCCCGGAATGAGAAGGGCGGCGCGCGTCTTACGCGCACCGCCCCGTGATCGGCCGCCCGCCGACGCTCAGCTCCCGGAGATCGGCAGCGCGACGAAGCGGTTCTGGTCGCCCGAGCGCAGCTGGAACAACGCGGCGCGGCGGCCGGCATCCGACGCCTCGCGCAGCGCGTTCTCCACGCCTTCCTGATCCGAGACCTCCGTGCCGTTCACCGCCACGATGACGTCGCCGGCCTGGACGCCACGCGTGGCGGCCTCGGAGTCGGGATCGACGTCGGTGACAACGACGCCTTCACCCTCTTCAGAGGGCGTGAGCGTGAGCCCGTAGCCCGACAGCGAGGACGGATCGGTGGGCACCTGCTGGCCGCCGCCCGAACGGTTGGCCGAGGCCGATTCGTCGAGGGAGGACAGGTCGCCGAGCGTGACGGTCACCGTCTGCTCCTCGCCATTGCGCCACAGGCCGATCTCGATCTCGCTGCCCGGCGCGAAGGCCGCGATGGTGCGCGAGAGCTCGCGCGGGGTCGCGACGTCGCGGCCGTTGACCTGGGTGATCACGTCGCCGGTGCGGATGCCGGCATCGGAGGCCGGGGTGTTGGTTTCCGGCAGGGTGACGATGGCGCCCTGGTCGTTTTCGAGGCCGACAGCCTCGGCGATGTCTTCCGTGACCGGAGCGATCTGCACGCCGAGCCAGCCGCGCGAGACCTCGCCATTGTCACGCAGCGACTGAACGACGCTCTGGGCGGTGGAGGACGGAATGGCGAAGGCGATGCCGACATTGCCGCCGGACGGCGAAAAGATGGCCGTGTTGACGCCGATGACCTTGCCTTCGAGGTTGAAGGCCGGGCCGCCGGAGTTGCCGCGGTTCACGGCCGCATCGATCTGCAGGAAGTCGTCGTAGGGGCCCGCACCAATGTCGCGGCCGCGCGCCGAGACGATGCCCGCCGTGACCGATCCGCCGAGTCCGAACGGGTTGCCCACGGCCACCACCCACTCCCCGACGCGCACGGCGCTGTCATCCGCGAACTCGACATATGTGAAGGTGCGTTCCGCGTCGTCGACCTTGAGAAGCGCGAGGTCGGTGCGCGGATCAGTGCCGACGAGTTCGGCCGAAAGCTCGGTGCTGTCGTCGAGGATCACGGTGTAGGTGCTGCCGCCTTCGACCACGTGATTGTTGGTGACGAGATAGCCGTCGTCCGAGATGAAGAAGCCCGAGCCTTGCGACATGGCCGCGCGCGGGCCGTCACCGCCGCCTCGGCGCTGGCCTGGGCCGCGCAGGCCCGGCCCCTGGCCAGGGCCGCCCGGATTGCCGAAGTCGAAGAAGCGGCGCAGCGGGTGGTCTTCGGGAAGGTTGTCGAAGGGGCTCGCATATTCTTCGCTGCGCGACATCGCCGCCCGGGGCTCTTCGCCTCGAACGCGCACCGACACGACAGCGGGGCTGACACGCTCCACGACGTCGGCGAAGCCGAAATTCTGGGTCGGTGCCTCGAGCTGCACCGGCTGGGCAACGCTCGGCACCACATTGGTCATCACGCCGCCGGAAAAGGCGAGGCCGGCGACGCCGGCCGCTAGCGCAGCCGCCGAAAGGCGGCGACGGCTCTTGGTGTTCAGGAAGTTGGGCATCGTAGTCCTCGTCGGTTCCTGGCGCTTCCGGCGAAGGCCGGGCGTCTTGGCGGAGAAGTTAGGATCGGTCGGATTACGGGAAGTTTTCGGGTTGATGAATTCGCCGTAAGGTTTCGCGCATCGCATCGGAGCCACCTTCGCCATTCTCATCGCCGTCCGAAAGGTCTACATCGGGGCACGCCGTATCGAACCGAGGAGGACTGCCCGATGAGCACCCTGCGCAAGACGAGTGAAGCGGAAACCGCGAAGCTGGATCTGAAGGATCCCTCGCTCCTGACCGACAACGCCTATGTGGCGGGCGAGTGGGTCGCTCCCGATGCCAAGACGTTCGAGGTACGCGATCCGTTCGACGGCTCCGTCGTCCTCACCATCCCGGACCTCGGCGTCGAGGATGCGCGCCGCGCGATCGACAAGGCCGCTTCCGCGCAGAAAGAGTGGGCACGCGTGCCCGCCAAGGAGCGCGCCGGCGTCCTGATGCGCTGGTTCAAGCTGGTGATGGACAATGTCGACGACCTCGCCGCCATCCTCACTGCCGAGCAGGGCAAGCCGCTCGCCGAGGCGAAGGCCGAGATCGTCTCCAACGCGGCCTATCTCGAATGGTTCGCCGAGGAAGCCAAGCGCATCGACGGCGACATCATTCCAGGCCCGAACCCCGGCCAGCGCATCCTCGTGATGAAGCAGCCCGTCGGGGTGTGCGCCGCCGTCACGCCCTGGAATTTCCCGAACGGCATGATCACCCGCAAGGTCGGCCCGGCACTGGCCGCCGGCTGCTCGATGGTGCTCAAGCCCGCCGCGCAGACGCCGCTTTCCGCGCTGGCACTCGCCGTCCTCGCCGAACGCGCGGGCGTGCCGGCCGGCCTCTTCTCGGTCGTCACCACGACGGATGCGAAGGCCTTCGGAACGGAGATCTGCAAGAACCCGACCGTCGCCAAGATCACCTTCACGGGGTCCACGGGTGTCGGCCGCTGGCTGATGCGCGAGGGTGCCGACAAGATCGCCCGTCTCTCGCTGGAGCTCGGCGGCAACGCGCCCTTCATCGTCTTCGACGACGCCGATCTCGACGCCGCCGCGCAAGGGGCGCTTCTGTCGAAGTTCCGCAATGCCGGCCAGACCTGCGTGTGCGCCAACCGCATCTACGTGCAGGAGAGCGTGGTCGAGGCCTTCACGCAGAAGCTTCTCGACAAGGTGGCCGGCCTCAAGCTCGGCCGTGGAACGGAAGACGGCGTGACGATGGGCCCGCTCATCGACGACAAGGCCGTCGCCAAGATGGAAGAGCACCTCAAGGACGCGACCGACAAGGGCGCCACGGTCAAGACCGGCGGCAAGCGCTCGCCGCTGGGCCCGACCATGTTCGAACCGACCGTCGTCACCGGCGTGACGCAGGACATGCTGGTCACGCGCGAGGAGACCTTCGCCCCCCTTGCCCCGATCATCGCCTTCAAGGACGAGGACGAGGTTCTGGCGATGGCCAACCGCTCCGAGTTCGGTCTCGCGGCCTATTTCTATGCGCGCGACATCAGCCGCATCTTCAAGGTGGCCGAGGGTCTGGAGTCCGGCATGGTCGGCGTCAACACGCCGGCGCTCGCCAACGAGATGGCGCCCTTCGGCGGCGTCAAGCAGTCCGGCCTCGGCCGCGAGGGTTCGAAGTACGGCATCGAGGGCTATCTCGAGATCAAGTACGTCGCGCTCGCCGGCCTCTGACAGGGCCGCTTGCGGAACGGCTTTGCGGCCGTTCCGCTTTTCGCGCAAAGGCGAACCTTGCCGAAGGCCGCTTTCGCGTCGCATTCTCGCCCCCGCACTTCGATGACGGAGCGGACATGGGCGAGATGGCGACGATCGGCGACCGGGACGCGCGTGGCGAGGTTCGCCGCGAACGCATCGCGCCGCTCGCCACCCTTCCCCTCTTCTTCAACCTCGGCGGCGAGCGTGCGATCATGGCCGGTGGCACGGACGCCGCCGCCTGGAAGGCCGAGCTTCTCGCCGCCACCGGCGCCGATGTCGAAGTCTATGCCCCGGCAGAAGACCTGTCCGGCGAGATGCGGGCGCTTCTCGAGGCCCCGCGTGAGACCGGCCGCCTGATCCACCACGATCGCCGCTGGGGTGCCGATATCTTCGGGGGTGCCGCCATCGCCGTCGCGGACGCCGAGACCGACGGCGAAGCCGCCGCCTTCGCCTGCGCCGCGCGCGCGGCCGGCGTTCCCGTCAACGTCATCGACAAGCCGGCCTTCTGCCAGTTCCGCTTCGGCACCGTCGTCAACCGCTCGCCCGTCGTCGTCGGCATCGCGACGGACGGGGCCGCCCCGATCCTCGGCCAGGCCGTGCGGCGGCGGATCGAGACGCTGCTGCCGCCGAGCCTGTCGCACTGGGCCGGGCTTGCCGCGCGTGTGCGTGCCGCCGTCATCGAGCGGCTGGCGCCCGGGGCGCCGCGTCGCGCCTTCTGGGAGCGTTTCTCCGATCTCGCCCTGTCCGGGCGCGCACCCGCGCAGGACGAAGACGCGACCGCGCTCTTGCGAGACGTCGAAGCCGGCCGGAGCGGTTCGGCGGGCGGGCGCGTCACACTCGTCGGCGCCGGGCCGGGCGAGGCCGAACTTCTGACGCTCAAGGCCGTGCGCGCGCTTCAGGCGGCGGACGTCATCCTCTTCGACGACCTCGTCTCCGACGACATCCTCGAACTCGCGCGGCGCGAGGCGCGGCGCATGCTGGTCGGCAAGCGCGCGGGCCGCACGAGCTGCCGCCAGGAGGACATCAACGAAACGATGGTCGCGCTCGCGCGTGCGGGCAAGAACGTCGTGCGGCTGAAGTCCGGCGACGTTTCGATCTTCGGTCGCGCCGGCGAGGAGATCGCCGAGCTGAAGCGCGAGGGAATTCCCGTCTCCATCGTGCCGGGCATCACGGCGGCGTCCGCGCTGGCGGTCGCGTTCGGCGTCTCCCTGACCCACCGCGAGCACTCGCACTCGCTGCGCCTCGTCACCGCCCACTCGCGCAAGGGTGCGTTGAGCGAGGACGTCGACTGGCCGGCGCTGGCGCAGGCCCATGCGACGACGATCTTCTACATGGGCGGGCGAATGGCGGAGCGCATCCGCGATCGCCTGATCGCCGAGGGGATGGCGCCGCACACGCCCGTCGCGGTCGCCGCCAACCTCTCGCGCCCGGACGAGACGCGCGAGGCAGGTCGGCTCACGGAACTGCCCGAGATCGTGGCGAAGATCGGGCTCGACCGGCCAATCCTCATCGGCGTCGGCGGCGTGTTCGGCGAGGCTGCCATGCTGGCAGAGACCGGCGAGCCTTCCGAAGCCCGCTTCGGCTGAGGCGCTCTACAGCATCAGACTCAAAGTGGTAAAGCGACCGTTGTGCGTCCGAAAGGACGCAGGGCGCTCTACGAGCCTTCCTTGTCGAGGAGACGCGCGATCGCGCGCTCCTCCTCCCTCGAAAGGCCCGACGCCATGGG
Protein-coding sequences here:
- a CDS encoding response regulator transcription factor; the protein is MRILVIEDDREAASYLVKALREAGHVPDHAADGATGFHMADTQSYDVLVVDRMLPERDGLSVIAGLREKGNGTPALILSALGQVDDRVTGLRAGGDDYLSKPFAFSELLARVEILGRRRGGKDVETSYRVGDLELDRLSHEVRRRGKPIILQPREFRLLEYLMKHAGQVVTRTMLLENVWDYHFDPQTNVIDVHISRLRAKIERDFGAPLLHTVRGSGYIMRAGD
- a CDS encoding NAD-dependent succinate-semialdehyde dehydrogenase gives rise to the protein MSTLRKTSEAETAKLDLKDPSLLTDNAYVAGEWVAPDAKTFEVRDPFDGSVVLTIPDLGVEDARRAIDKAASAQKEWARVPAKERAGVLMRWFKLVMDNVDDLAAILTAEQGKPLAEAKAEIVSNAAYLEWFAEEAKRIDGDIIPGPNPGQRILVMKQPVGVCAAVTPWNFPNGMITRKVGPALAAGCSMVLKPAAQTPLSALALAVLAERAGVPAGLFSVVTTTDAKAFGTEICKNPTVAKITFTGSTGVGRWLMREGADKIARLSLELGGNAPFIVFDDADLDAAAQGALLSKFRNAGQTCVCANRIYVQESVVEAFTQKLLDKVAGLKLGRGTEDGVTMGPLIDDKAVAKMEEHLKDATDKGATVKTGGKRSPLGPTMFEPTVVTGVTQDMLVTREETFAPLAPIIAFKDEDEVLAMANRSEFGLAAYFYARDISRIFKVAEGLESGMVGVNTPALANEMAPFGGVKQSGLGREGSKYGIEGYLEIKYVALAGL
- a CDS encoding sensor histidine kinase; the encoded protein is MMRMTSVRLSAVYLALFAVFAVALVVYVTATASGIILNQTRETIDEELAELGTLYQRAGIVGLVRSIDRRSRQPGASLYLMTDATGRILAGNVESLDVGVLDRTGFTDRLFAYERFDDDEGDDLHLAMAEVVQLPNGMRILVGRDQTDQERFRLIVRNALTLALALMGVGALLAWFFVGRTALQRIDRLSASSARILSGDLNERLPVTGAGDEFDRMSESLNTLLARIALLQVGLRQVSDNIAHDLRTPLTRLRNRAEAAVADRSGDADPRAALEAAMAEADGMIRTFDALLMISRVEAGFHPVEKVETDLSQIVRDVAELYEPVAEDEGASLTVKTPPSVIAHVSRELMAQALSNLVDNALKYAGGQERPVAIAVTLEEKPDGRVSLSVSDNGPGIPEGQRERVLERFYRLDESRTRPGSGLGLSLVQAIAGLHDGTLTLEDAAPGLRVRLDFPAGTAEERTG
- the cysG gene encoding siroheme synthase CysG; translated protein: MATIGDRDARGEVRRERIAPLATLPLFFNLGGERAIMAGGTDAAAWKAELLAATGADVEVYAPAEDLSGEMRALLEAPRETGRLIHHDRRWGADIFGGAAIAVADAETDGEAAAFACAARAAGVPVNVIDKPAFCQFRFGTVVNRSPVVVGIATDGAAPILGQAVRRRIETLLPPSLSHWAGLAARVRAAVIERLAPGAPRRAFWERFSDLALSGRAPAQDEDATALLRDVEAGRSGSAGGRVTLVGAGPGEAELLTLKAVRALQAADVILFDDLVSDDILELARREARRMLVGKRAGRTSCRQEDINETMVALARAGKNVVRLKSGDVSIFGRAGEEIAELKREGIPVSIVPGITAASALAVAFGVSLTHREHSHSLRLVTAHSRKGALSEDVDWPALAQAHATTIFYMGGRMAERIRDRLIAEGMAPHTPVAVAANLSRPDETREAGRLTELPEIVAKIGLDRPILIGVGGVFGEAAMLAETGEPSEARFG
- a CDS encoding Do family serine endopeptidase; amino-acid sequence: MPNFLNTKSRRRLSAAALAAGVAGLAFSGGVMTNVVPSVAQPVQLEAPTQNFGFADVVERVSPAVVSVRVRGEEPRAAMSRSEEYASPFDNLPEDHPLRRFFDFGNPGGPGQGPGLRGPGQRRGGGDGPRAAMSQGSGFFISDDGYLVTNNHVVEGGSTYTVILDDSTELSAELVGTDPRTDLALLKVDDAERTFTYVEFADDSAVRVGEWVVAVGNPFGLGGSVTAGIVSARGRDIGAGPYDDFLQIDAAVNRGNSGGPAFNLEGKVIGVNTAIFSPSGGNVGIAFAIPSSTAQSVVQSLRDNGEVSRGWLGVQIAPVTEDIAEAVGLENDQGAIVTLPETNTPASDAGIRTGDVITQVNGRDVATPRELSRTIAAFAPGSEIEIGLWRNGEEQTVTVTLGDLSSLDESASANRSGGGQQVPTDPSSLSGYGLTLTPSEEGEGVVVTDVDPDSEAATRGVQAGDVIVAVNGTEVSDQEGVENALREASDAGRRAALFQLRSGDQNRFVALPISGS
- a CDS encoding bifunctional [glutamine synthetase] adenylyltransferase/[glutamine synthetase]-adenylyl-L-tyrosine phosphorylase, translated to MAGELRIGGQTPLRPLDAERAASWLADLRKAATEAGLVDFAGFLEAPSADRERIGAVLDLSPFLGGTMLRRPHWPARLLTEDAGERVRAIVEALRAPLEPGGSESALMSELREAKAEAALLIALRDLFGAADAARTTADLSDLAEACVARALRFCLLDLHSKGQLVLPDPGNPEKGCGLFVLGMGKLGGRELNYSSDIDLILFFDPDAPAIVDVAESVETFSRVARRLVRMIGERTRDGYVFRTDLRLRPDPSAMPLAIPLPTALVYYESSGRDWERVALIKARSIAGDRAASREFRAAISPFVWRRYLDFAALRGIEAMKERMDRHRGFDRIAVPGHDVKLGRGGIREVEFFAQTQQLIAGGRAPQLRTRRTDKALRRLAEGGWIDAGMARELTESYWFLRRVEHAVQMVADEQTHTLPETEEELLRIARLLGIDTVDAFSDMLLGHLRRVKTRFSGLFARSGERKSAEAEAPVLDALSDEEDAEALEWLTAQGFGRPQDVARLIAGWGASRHRALRSEGAREHLRAVLPSLVSAFAGARDPDAAIVSFDRFLAGLPSGLQFFALIASNPKLLELLATIITSAPGLAETIAQRPHVFDALLDPAFYGELPDPAALAERLDVFMTEAGSHEEELDRLRAFASEQRFLIGVRLLSGAVTGEEAGVAFSDLAEAILAALLKAVTREFAMRHGHVAGGRVALHGLGRLGSRELTATSDVDLILFYDHDEGAEDSDGERPLPVSTYYTRLTQRLISGLTAPMRDGILYEVDFRLRPSGNKGPLATQVDAFRRYQEKEAWTWERMALTRSRPIGGDAALMEEVAQVVRAVVSAPREPSEVAADAATMRARIERDKPGRGALDLKLRPGGLVDLEFIAQWAILIGLVPAEFVGRPTAEVLEALEEKQAGGPCLAPAMRAFTRVIQLIRLGRDGVHDVAALPRGLAERVARSIGVDDVAAIEPELDRLAGAVRERFEALLPLQTED